In Spirosoma pollinicola, the genomic window CAGAATCGGCATGATTTTCGTGAAATCACCCTGATATTCTTCATCGGCCTGCGCCCGGACAAATCCTTCAACAACTGGATTAACCGCTTCTAAGTGAGATGGGTTAGGCGCCAGTTTAACACTGATTTGTTTGCCCGACTTGGTTTCGGTCAGGCTCGAATAGCCAAGATGGTATTTTACATCGCCATCGCCGTGTACCTGTTCGGGTACATTGCCTTCAAACCCGTCGAAGATAGATTCGTATGATTTGCCCAGAATATTGGCCAGGACGTTTAACCGACCCCGGTGGGCCATACCAATCATTACCTCTTCAACGCCCATATCGGCGGCTTGGCTAATGATCGTGTCCAATGCCGGGATTGTTACTTCACCGCCTTCGAGCGAGAAGCGTTTCTGTCCTAAGTATTTGGTGGCGAGGAAGTTTTCGAAAACGGTTGCTTCGTTCAGTTTTTCCAGAATACGCTTTTTCTCATCCAGCGAAGGCATGAAAACGAGCGCTTCTTTCTCAATCTTGTTCCGCAACCAGTTCTTAACATCCAGCTCGCGGATGTACATATATTCAAATCCGATGTCACCAGCGTATATTTTCCGCAGCGACTCCATGATAACCCGAAGCGTAGCGGCTCCGATACCAAGCAATTTGCCTGATTCGAACACCGTATCCAGATCCGCTTCCGACAGCGCATAATCTGGAAGATCAACGCGTGGTTGACGGTCTTTACGTTCTTTAAGTGGATTCGTCTTGGCCAGCAAGTGGCCGCGTGACCGGTATGCCTTAATGAGGCTGGCTACCGATACTTCCTTTTCTGCGTGACTGGCATCTACCGGCTTACTGGCCGTGTTTTGTCCATTCGCTGAACCAGTTGACGAAACACCATTTGGTTTCACTGATCCGGCCGATTCACCGGAGTTGTTTCCGTTAGCTTTTTCACCGTAGGCGAGAGAAAACTCAAACCCTTTGAAAAATTGCTGCCAGCTTTCGTCAACTGTCTGTGGGTCTTGTTTATAAGACTGATAGAGTTGGTCTACGTAAGCCGCGTCGGAGTTGGCGATATATGAGTACTGATCCATGACGGGGGCGCGTCGTTGTTATGAGCCGCAAAGGTAGCGTTTCGCCCATACACTTGATCGCAAAATTTCTGTTTTTATTCCTATTGGCTGTTGGTAACAACCCGTTTCAGTGTACAACAACTGAAAATTAATTTTTATTGCCAAAAAATAAATTCAAAATAAAAATTATAGACCCCTTATTCCACAAAACCAATGATTTGGCTCGGCATGGACAACCGGGTACTAACCAAAAAAGCCATCCCCAGTAGAGACGGCTTTTTAAATTGGGCATTCGGCAAATTAAGCCAGTACTCTCTTGCGACGAGCCGCCAGCGGGTGAGCGGACATTGGCTTATGTTCATCAAGATTTATAACATGGAAGTCGCCACCAGCCAGTTGAAAATCACGCTCGTAATTGTGCAGGTTTTCCATTACTGTATGGTCAACATACTGTGCATGGTGAAGGTCAACTGTTACATGCTGACCTGCTTCCTGCGGAATGCTATCCAGTTGCTTTTTAATTGACAGGTAGTTTGTAAACACGGCTGCTCCGTTGATTGTCAAAATATGGTGCGAACCGTTCGAAACCAGTTCTTGATCAGGATTGAACAGGTATTTCAGGGGCAAACCGAGTACTAACTGAATGATGAGCTTAGTTATAATGCCCACCGCAATGCCAATAAGCAAATCAGTTGTCAGGGTAGCAATTATTGTAATGACAAATACAATTAATTGTTCGGCTCCCGTATGGTACATGTGACGAAACTCCTTAGGGGCAGCCAGACGGAAACCAACAGCAATCAGGATAGCAGAAAGGGCAGCTACGGGTACGAGTTTAATGAGCGGCACAAGCGCAACGACAAACAAAAGCAGGAAGCCGCCGTGAAAGAAGTTAGCCCAGCGGGTTTTGCCACCATTGGTCAGGTTTGCCGATGAACGAGCCACTTCCGAAATCATAGGTATGCCACCCAATAATGCGGCTCCTATGTTGCCAATGCCAACGGCGGTCAAATCTTTGCTCAGGTTCGATTTACGTTTGTAAGGGTCCAACAGGTCAATAGCTTTACCCGTCAGGAGTGATTCGAGTGTGCCGATCAGGGCAAACATAGCCAGGTATTTTAACGCAATGGGTAAGCTGTCGCCAGACCAGGCACCAAAATCGGCATTGTAGGACAGCTTAAACTCGCCAGGATTTACCAGCGGCTTAATAGCACTGTAAAGTTTTGTATCAGACAAGTGAAAATATAACCCTAGAGCAACCGCAACAACCAACACAACCAGCGCAGAAGGAACGCGTTTGACAGCGGCACTTTTAATGTTTGGCCACGTAAAGAGAATAATCAGACTTACGATACCGATAACCGCCACGTGCCATTCCATATGCGACAGGCTGTGAGGTACCATTGCAATTAATTCGAGGGGTTCTTTCCCTTTTAATTCCGAGGGAGCGATGCCTACCGCAAGATGAAGCTGTTTCGACATAATGATAATGCCAATAGCCGCTAACATGCCGTGTACGGCAGATAGTGGGAAGAAATCAGCTAGTTTAGCCACCTTCAACATACCCATTAGCACTTGTACAACACCGGCTGCCACAATGACGCCCAGCGCCAGTTTCCAGCCCAAATCGTTATCGCCCTTGCCAAGTTCGTCAACGCAACCGGCAACGATCACAATCAAACCAGCAGCCGGTCCCTTGATCGTTGGTTCTGACCCGGCAAAAAAGGCAACGACCAAGCCACCGATAATGGCCGTGAGTACGCCCATTATTGGTGGAAAATTACTGGCTGAAGCGATTCCAAGACTCAGTGGCAAGGCAATCAAGGAGACTAGAAAACCTGACAATAAATCAGACTGCCAGTTTTCTTTGAATCCGGCAAGACCTTTCGCCGGAACGAAGTGCGTAATTGGTTTTACTTGTGTATTCATTCAAATGTACGGTAGGAGTATAAGTGTCAAAAGACAGTACAACATTCGGTCGTTAGCATTAAGCTGTTATTAAGTATGGATTAAAAAGGCATTAATAATCACCTTTTCGTTCAATTTTCGTTATATTATTTGGCATAACTGCAATAAAGCAATAGTTTATACTTAAAACTACATATGTATTTATATTGTTATTTAGTTACATTAGGCGCTTATATAATTCTTGGAAGACCACTTTACCGTGATTGATACAATGCTTTTTTTTTGTCTTGACGGATAGGGAGCGACTTATTCGCCGACGGTCTATCGGCTTCTCATTTGTCGATGCTTATATTTGACCATAAAATCGCGTCGTAAATCCTGCTTATGCTTGTTGGTGCAGACTCTGTTTCTCAATCTACTTCCTCTACTCAACGGTGGTACCGCGTGTTAGGCATTCGGCCGGAGGAAAGTCGGACGGTAGGGTTATTTTTCATTCACAATTTCTTGTTGGGTATTGGCACAATCCTGATTTATGTGGCGGCCAATGCCATCCTGCTGGAAAATAATCCGGAAACAAGCCTGCCTGTGGCGTATATCGCTTCGGCCATAGCTATGATTGCCGTAGGTAAGGTGTATGCCTATTATGAGCACCATCTGGTTTTACGTAGTCTGGCCGTTCGGGTACTTATGGCCGCCGTTGTCATGACTGTGGTGGTTGGTATTCTGGTTGTTTTTGGTCACTCGGTGGCGGCTGCGGTGGCGATTATGACCGGTTATCGCCTGATTTACCTGCTGACGAATCTTGAATTCTGGGGCGTTTCGGCCGTTGTATTCGATACGCGACAGAGTAAACGACTGTTTGGCGTAATCAGCTCGGGCGATATGCCCGCCAAAGCCATTGGTGCCATCCTGGCTGCGTTGGTACATGCCCATGCCGATGTATTAAGGCTGCTTATGGTTGCATTCGGGGCGTTTCTGGCCGCCTTGTATATCCTTCAGTTAACCATTCAGTCGCACGATGTCCATGCACCCCAGGGAGCCGACCGGGTTGCCCGTCGAGAACCATCACGGCTGGTTGGCAAGCGGTTCGGTGGCAGCGAATTGATATTTTACATGTGTTTGAGTCTGGCGGTATTAGCCGCTGTAGCCACCGAAATCGAATACAATTTTTTCATCAATGTGAAGCACCGCTTTCATGACCAGACCGATGTTATCCGGTATGTTAGTTATGTGCTGGCTTTAACGTATGGTGTGGCTATGCTGGCCAAGCTCCTGCTATCGAGGCAGGTGCTGGATAAATTTGGTGTACAACGCTCATTATTAATGTTACCCTGGGTAGCGTTGACGGGCTTGATTATCCTCACGGTCATGCGCTATTTTGTTACCAGCGAAACCGTTCTGCTCGTATATTTTTGCGGCCTTTACCTTGTTTTTGAAGTCGTACGGCGTGCC contains:
- a CDS encoding SulP family inorganic anion transporter, encoding MNTQVKPITHFVPAKGLAGFKENWQSDLLSGFLVSLIALPLSLGIASASNFPPIMGVLTAIIGGLVVAFFAGSEPTIKGPAAGLIVIVAGCVDELGKGDNDLGWKLALGVIVAAGVVQVLMGMLKVAKLADFFPLSAVHGMLAAIGIIIMSKQLHLAVGIAPSELKGKEPLELIAMVPHSLSHMEWHVAVIGIVSLIILFTWPNIKSAAVKRVPSALVVLVVAVALGLYFHLSDTKLYSAIKPLVNPGEFKLSYNADFGAWSGDSLPIALKYLAMFALIGTLESLLTGKAIDLLDPYKRKSNLSKDLTAVGIGNIGAALLGGIPMISEVARSSANLTNGGKTRWANFFHGGFLLLFVVALVPLIKLVPVAALSAILIAVGFRLAAPKEFRHMYHTGAEQLIVFVITIIATLTTDLLIGIAVGIITKLIIQLVLGLPLKYLFNPDQELVSNGSHHILTINGAAVFTNYLSIKKQLDSIPQEAGQHVTVDLHHAQYVDHTVMENLHNYERDFQLAGGDFHVINLDEHKPMSAHPLAARRKRVLA